A stretch of DNA from Streptomyces venezuelae:
GGCGGGCCCGTCGCCCGAGGGCGGGCACGGTGAGCCGGCGGGCCGAGGACATGTCCGACGTGGTGGTCATCGGGGGCGGCGCCGCCGGTCTCAGCCTCGCCCACCGGATCGTCGGGATCGGCGCCGCGACCGTGACCGTGGTGGAGCCACCCGACGGCCCCCTGCGCGCGGCCGAGCGGACCTGGTGCTTCTGGGACGAGGGCGGCAGCGACCTCGACGAGGCGGTCACCGCCTCCTGGCCCCTGCTGCGGATCCACCGCCGGGACGGCAGCGCCCTCACGGTCGATCCGGCCCCGCTGCGCTACCGGATGGTGCGCTCCGCGGCGTTCGAAGGGCTGGTGCACGCGCGGCTGGCGGGCTCCTCCGGCGGACGGGTCCTGCGCGCGACCGCGGACGCCGTTCGCGAGGTCCCCGGGGGCGCAGAGGTGCGGTGCACGCCCCCGGACGGCCGGCCCCTGACGCTGCGCGCCCGGCACGTGTTCGACTCCAGGCCCCCGCGCGTTCTGCCGCCCGCCCGGACGCAGCTGTTCCAGCACTTCCGCGGCTGGTTCGTGCGGACCGGTACCGAGCGGTTCGACCCCGCGGTCGCCGATCTGATGGACTTCCGTGTGCCACAGCCCCCGCGCGGGCTCGCCTTCGGCTACGTCCTCCCGCTGGCCGCCGACCGCGCGCTCGTGGAGTACACCGAGTTCTCCCGTACCCCGCTGACCACCGACGCGTACGAGGCGGCGCTCGGCCACTACGCCCGCGAGATCCTGGGCTTGGGCGCGTACACCGTCGAGACCGCCGAACAGGGGGTCATCCCGATGACCGACGGCCGGTTCCCCCGGCGGACCGGGAAGTCGGTGTTCCGGATCGGGACGGCGGGCGGTGCGACCCGTCCGGCCACCGGCTATACCTTCGCTGCGGTGCAGCGGCACAGCCGGGCCATCGCCGCCGCCCTGCACGAGGGCCGCGCCACCGTACCCCCGCCGCACGGGCGGCGGGCGCTCGCCATGGACGCGGTCGTCCTGCGCGCCCTGGACACCGGGCGGATCGACGGACCCGAGTTCTTCGCCGACCTGTTCCGCCGTACGCCGGCGGAGCGTCTGCTGCGCTTCCTCGACGGCGCCACCTCGCTCCGGGAGGAGTGGGGCATCGGACTGAGCACCCCGGTGGGCCCGATGCTCCGCACCGCACTCGAACTGCCCTTCCTGCGCCGCCGCCCGCACCCCGCCCCACCAGCCGGA
This window harbors:
- a CDS encoding lycopene cyclase family protein translates to MSDVVVIGGGAAGLSLAHRIVGIGAATVTVVEPPDGPLRAAERTWCFWDEGGSDLDEAVTASWPLLRIHRRDGSALTVDPAPLRYRMVRSAAFEGLVHARLAGSSGGRVLRATADAVREVPGGAEVRCTPPDGRPLTLRARHVFDSRPPRVLPPARTQLFQHFRGWFVRTGTERFDPAVADLMDFRVPQPPRGLAFGYVLPLAADRALVEYTEFSRTPLTTDAYEAALGHYAREILGLGAYTVETAEQGVIPMTDGRFPRRTGKSVFRIGTAGGATRPATGYTFAAVQRHSRAIAAALHEGRATVPPPHGRRALAMDAVVLRALDTGRIDGPEFFADLFRRTPAERLLRFLDGATSLREEWGIGLSTPVGPMLRTALELPFLRRRPHPAPPAGESRR